One window of Amaranthus tricolor cultivar Red isolate AtriRed21 chromosome 11, ASM2621246v1, whole genome shotgun sequence genomic DNA carries:
- the LOC130827902 gene encoding DEAD-box ATP-dependent RNA helicase 20, with protein MSRYDSRSTDPTSYHDRRSDYGSSTGGDYGGGRIGAPAPRRDSSPQRKLDLDGLTPFEKNFYTESSSVASMTDEDVENYRKAREITVEGRDVPKPVKSFSDVGFPEYVMEEIKKAGFAEPTAIQAQGWPMALKGRDLIGLAETGSGKTLAYLLPAIVHVNAQPILSPGDGPIVLVLAPTRELAVQIQQEATKFGASSRIKNTCIYGGVPKGPQVRDLQKGVEIVIATPGRLIDMLESHHTNLRRVTYLVLDEADRMLDMGFEPQIRKIVCQIRPDRQTLLWSATWPKEVEQLARQFLYNSYKVIIGSQDLKANHAIRQIVDIVSENQKYKKLVDLLEDIMDGSRILVFMDTKKGCDQITRQLRTDGWPALSIHGDKSQAERDWVLSEFKSGKSPIMTATDVAARGLDVKDVKYVINYDFPGSLEDYVHRIGRTGRAGAKGTAYTFFTAANARFAKELIAILEEAGQKVNPELASMGRGAPPPLAGGYPERRNRYSTGRSWS; from the exons ATGAGCCGTTACGACTCTCGTTCTACTGACCCTACTTCCTACCACGACCGTCGCAG CGATTATGGATCTTCCACCGGCGGCGATTATGGTGGAGGTCGAATTGGTGCTCCGGCACCGAGGAGAGATTCGTCTCCTCAAAGAAAGTTGGATTTGGACGGCTTAACGCCTTTTGAGAAGAATTTCTACACCGAATCCTCTTCTGTTGCTTCCATGACTGACGAAGATGTTGAAAACTATCGCAAAGCGAGGGAGATTACTGTCGAGGGTCGCGATGTTCCGAAGCCAGTTAAAAGCTTCTCGGACGTTGGTTTTCCAG AGTATGTCATGGAAGAGATTAAGAAGGCTGGCTTTGCTGAACCCACTGCTATTCAAGCTCAAGGTTGGCCTATGGCTCTGAAGGGTCGTGATCTTATTGGTCTTGCTGAAACAGGATCAGGGAAAACACTTGCATACTTGCTACCTGCTATAGTCCATGTCAATGCTCAGCCCATTTTAT CGCCAGGTGATGGTCCAATTGTATTAGTTCTGGCTCCAACTAGGGAGCTTGCTGTACAAATTCAACAAGAAGCCACAAAGTTTGGTGCTTCGTCAAGGATCAAAAATACCTGCATATATGGCGGGGTACCTAAAGGACCTCAAGTCCGTGATCTCCAGAAAG GCGTGGAGATAGTGATTGCAACACCTGGAAGGCTGATTGATATGTTGGAATCTCACCATACAAATTTGCGTAGGGTGACCTACCTTGTCTTGGATGAGGCAGATCGAATGCTAGACATGGGCTTTGAACCTCAGATTCGTAAAATTGTGTGTCAG ATCCGGCCAGACCGTCAAACACTACTATGGAGTGCCACGTGGCCAAAGGAGGTTGAGCAACTTGCTAGGCAGTTTCTATATAATTCGTACAAG GTGATCATTGGTTCTCAGGACTTGAAAGCTAACCATGCAATTCGTCAGATTGTGGATATTGTTTCTGAAAATCAGAAATATAAGAA ACTGGTGGATCTATTGGAGGATATAATGGATGGAAGTCGAATATTGGTTTTTATGGACACTAAAAAGGGATGCGATCAGATAACTCGGCAGCTTCGCACAGATGGTTGGCCAGCTCTTTCGATTCACGGGGATAAGAGCCAAGCAGAAAGGGATTGGGTGTTGTCAGAGTTCAAATCAGGCAAGAGTCCTATCATGACTGCTACGGATGTTGCAGCTCGTGGTCTAG ATGTGAAAGACGTGAAATATGTGATAAATTATGATTTCCCTGGTTCACTTGAAGACTATGTTCACCGCATTGGTAGAACGGGAAGGGCTGGAGCCAAAGGAACAGCATACACCTTCTTTACAGCTGCTAATGCCCGATTTGCAAAGGAGCTTATTGCGATTCTTGAGGAAGCTGGACAAAAGGTCAATCCTGAGCTGGCTTCCATGGGAAGAGGGGCTCCACCTCCATTAGCTG GTGGATACCCAGAACGAAGGAACCGCTATAGTACGGGTCGCTCTTGGAGCTAA
- the LOC130826664 gene encoding uncharacterized protein LOC130826664: MVKNRFGIEVTYKLAWEDSYSLLPRFLKALQQSNPGTVVEWFFKEDNDAGVYVRPNIKTFQRVFWAFRPSIKGFKFCKPLIAIDGTHLYGKYRHTLLTAIAQDGDKGIFSLAFALVEKECIAAWSWFMACIRKHVTQKM; this comes from the coding sequence ATGGTGAAAAATCGATTTGGGATAGAGGTCACTTATAAGCTAGCATGGGAGGATTCATATTCTCTTCTTCCACGCTTTTTGAAAGCGTTGCAACAATCTAACCCGGGCAcagtagttgagtggttctttaaggaagacaATGACGCGGGTGTGTATGTACGTCCTAATATTAAAACCTTtcaacgtgtcttttgggcctttagACCTAGCATAAAGGGCTTTAAGTTTTGTAAACCTTTGATCGCCATTGACGGtacacacttgtatggtaagtatcgtcataccttattgactgcgATTGCgcaagatggtgataagggtATCTTTTCACTTGCATTTGCCTTGGTTGAGAAGGAATGCATAGCtgcgtggtcttggtttatggcgtgtattcgtaagcatgtAACACAAAAGATGTGA